The Raphanus sativus cultivar WK10039 chromosome 2, ASM80110v3, whole genome shotgun sequence genome includes a region encoding these proteins:
- the LOC130502633 gene encoding uncharacterized protein LOC130502633 translates to MSFSSDDAADKLIEDTVDQHVDNFIDQHVDNFIDQQINKPKRRAYIERHREQGHEDLWNDYFSENPTYPPEMFRRRFRMTKPLFLSIVDRLSNEVPYFRQRRNAHGRYGLSALQKCTAAIRMLAYGQSGDTYDEYLRLGESTALLCLEKFNEAIIQLYGDEYLRKPTPADLQRLLDIGEVRGFPGMIGSIDCMHWEWKNCPRSWRGQYTRGHGKPTIVLEAVASQDLWIWHAFFGLPGTLNDINVLDRSQVFSDIIQGRAPKVNFTVNGHNYRMAYYLTDGIYPKWSTFIQSIPLPQGLKAELFAEKQESARKDVERAFGVLQSRFAIVKNPALLWDKEKIGKIMRTCVILHNMIVENERNTYILSDTSEFESGESSRSSQVEISQPTDSPSNFVSRHGIQAQIRDQQKHDRLKADLVENIWQKYGDLDE, encoded by the coding sequence ATGTCTTTCTCATCAGATGATGCAGCAGATAAACTAATTGAAGATACAGTTGACCAACATGTTGATAATTTTATCGACCAACATGTTGATAATTTTATCGACCAACAAATTAACAAGCCGAAGAGACGAGCTTATATCGAAAGACATAGGGAGCAAGGCCACGAAGACCTTTGGAACGACTATTTCAGTGAAAATCCTACATACCCACCAGAAATGTTTAGGCGGCGTTTTCGAATGACGAAGCCATTGTTCCTTTCCATTGTCGATCGCCTGAGTAATGAAGTTCCATACTTTCGTCAGAGACGAAATGCTCACGGAAGGTACGGTCTATCTGCACTTCAAAAGTGTACTGCGGCTATACGTATGCTAGCATATGGTCAATCGGGAGATACGTATGACgaatatctccgacttggtgagaGTACCGCACTTCTATGTTTGGAGAAGTTCAACGAAGCGATAATACAATTGTATGGAGATGAGTATCTACGAAAACCTACACCAGCTGATCTTCAACGATTACTCGATATCGGAGAGGTACGCGGATTTCCGGGAATGATAGGcagcatcgactgtatgcattgggagtggaaaaacTGTCCAAGGTCTTGGAGAGGGCAGTACACACGAGGTCACGGAAAGCCGACCATTGTCTTAGAGGCTGTGGCATCACAggatctttggatatggcacgcaTTTTTCGGTTTACCAGGTACCCTCAACGATATTAATGTTCTCGATCGGTCACAAGTTTTTTCTGACATTATACAAGGTCGAGCTCCTAAAGTTAATTTCACGGTCAACGGCCACAATTATCGTATGGCGTACTACCTTACAGACGGAATCTATCCTaaatggtcaacatttatcCAATCCATCCCACTACCTCAAGGTCTTAAAGCTGAGCTTTTTGCTGAAAAACAAGAATCCGCCAGAAAAGATGTCGAACGTGCTTTCGGAGTTTTGCAATCGAGGTTTGCAATAGTTAAAAATCCGGCTCTACTATGGGACAAGGAAAAGATTGGAAAGATTATGAGAACTTGTGTCATACTACACAATATGATAGTAGAGAACGAACGAAACACATATATTCTGTCTGATACATCTGAGTTCGAGTCGGGAGAGTCAAGCAGGAGTTCACAGGTGGAAATCTCGCAACCTACGGACTCCCCTTCCAACTTTGTTAGTAGGCATGGCATTCAAGCTCAAATTCGGGATCAACAGAAACATGATCGTTTGAAAGCcgatttagttgaaaatatatggcaaAAATATGGTGATCTAGATGAATAA
- the LOC108842925 gene encoding receptor-like serine/threonine-protein kinase ALE2: protein MEILMPFLRLCLLSSVLVAASSSGLDLLSPSSSPPSPLNEVPISSPEPHKNGNAPPLKASQPSSPPIADVEAPPPTDSSGGKAPSGEPVVWVPTAPVASPPTISIDISPPVIPKLPHSSSPVPTSSPTRNSPTTHPAFPIESPAGDNGDDNTSPVATPSNETAKPLPVLPHIASPPLIPPSSPKFNGHSHHTSPPPQSIPLYHRHHQDRKNITDSPAPPPPKNSNPEGSMTPPSSHHAPSHAPISIPPSPSPTQVLPLRSSSSKSRKLPPLQAFPPPPPNSDCSSTVCLEPYTNTPPGSPCGCVLPIQVSLRLSMPLYDFFPMVSEFAREISAGVFMKQSQVRIMGANAASEQPDKTILLIDLVPLGDKFDNMTAMLTYQRFYRKKVYIDVPTFGEYDVVYVRYPGLPPSPPPSGVTVIDQEPFSGDNNSNGMVKKPLGVDVPKKMRKKELNAGGVAVIVLSAAAFIGLCFVIVWFFVIRRRRRRFSKRDTLAPPSLPSFSKPPGSVRSLTGSRFSSKSLSFESSIAPFTLSAKTFTAREIAKATNNFAESRVLGEGGFGKVYEGLFDDGTKVAVKVLKRDDQQGGREFLAEVEMLSRLHHRNLVNLIGICIEDRNRSLVYELIPNGSVESHLHGVDKESSPLDWDTRLKIALGAARGLAYLHEDSSPRVIHRDFKSSNILLEQDFTPKVSDFGLARNALDDEDNRHISTRVMGTFGYVAPEYAMTGHLLVKSDVYSYGVVLLELLTGRKPVDMSQPPGQENLVSWTRSLLTSREGLEAIIDQSLGQPEIPFDSIAKVAAIASMCVQPEVSHRPFMGEVVQALKLVCNECDEAKELNSVTSLTQDDSKAGSSCGGEGSGRMALLPSYDSEPDTERGVSVSEMFTGSGRLERVSSSGPLASGGGKRFWQKMRRLSTGSLSEHGSSSLMVRSGSR from the exons ATGGAGATTCTGATGCCCTTCCTAAGGCTCTGTCTACTTTCTTCGGTTCTGGTTGCTGCTTCCTCCTCAG GATTGGACTTGTTGtctccatcatcatcaccaccgtCACCGTTAAATGAAGTTCCGATCAGTTCACCGGAACCTCACAAAAACGGCAATGCGCCACCGCTTAAAGCCTCTCAACCGTCTAGCCCTCCTATAGCTGACGTGGAAGCTCCTCCGCCGACAGATTCTTCCGGAGGAAAAGCACCGTCCGGTGAGCCTGTTGTCTGGGTCCCTACTGCTCCAG TTGCATCTCCTCCAACTATATCCATTGACATTTCACCACCAGTCATTCCAAAGTTACCGCACTCTAGCTCACCTG TACCCACCTCGAGTCCAACAAGAAACTCACCAACTACCCACCCGGCTTTCCCAATTGAATCTCCTGCCGGTGATAATGGAGATGACAATACAAGTCCGGTTGCCACACCATCAAATGAAACTGCTAAGCCCTTGCCTGTCTTACCACATATag CTTCTCCTCCTTTGATTCCCCCCTCGTCCCCAAAGTTCAATGGACATTCTCATCATACATCTCCACCCCCACAATCAATTCCTTTGTACCATAGACATCATCAAGACCGAAAGAATATCACTGATAGTCCAGCTCCTCCACCACCAAAGAATTCAAACCCTGAAGGTTCAATGACTCCTCCATCATCACACCATGCTCCTTCTCACGCTCCTATCTCCATACCTCCATCACCTTCTCCCACCCAAG TTCTTCCTCTCAGGTCCTCCTCTTCAAAATCTCGAAAACTCCCACCTCTTCAAGCATTCCCTCCTCCTCCCCCTAACTCAG ATTGTTCATCAACCGTCTGCTTAGAACCTTACACAAACACACCTCCAGGATCTCCATGCGGCTGTGTCTTGCCTATTCAGGTCTCACTTCGTCTCAGCATGCCCCTCTACGACTTCTTCCCCATGGTCTCAGAGTTCGCCCGGGAGATAAGCGCTGGGGTTTTCATGAAACAGAGCCAAGTCCGTATAATGGGAGCCAACGCCGCTAGTGAACAACCTGACAAAACCATTCTTCTCATCGATTTGGTCCCACTTGGAGATAAGTTCGATAACATGACAGCCATGCTTACGTACCAGAGATTCTACAGGAAGAAAGTATACATAGATGTACCGACCTTCGGCGAATACGACGTGGTCTACGTGCGTTATCCTGGTCTACCACCTTCTCCTCCGCCTTCCGGCGTGACTGTTATAGATCAAGAACCGTTCTCTGGTGATAATAACAGCAACGGGATGGTGAAGAAACCGCTTGGAGTTGATGTTCcgaagaagatgaggaagaaAGAGCTCAATGCTGGAGGCGTTGCTGTGATTGTTTTGTCAGCTGCTGCTTTTATTGGTTTGTGTTTTGTCATTGTTTGGTTCTTTGTTATCCGGCGACGACGACGGAGGTTTTCTAAAAGAGACACACTTGCTCCTCCTTCACTGCCTTCCTTCTCCAAACCACCAG gttCTGTGAGATCATTAACCGGAAGCCGGTTTAGCTCAAAGTCACTGTCCTTTGAGTCAAGCATTGCTCCGTTTACTCTCTCTGCCAAGACGTTCACCGCAAGGGAGATAGCGAAAGCTACTAACAACTTTGCGGAGTCGAGGGTTCTTGGTGAAGGCGGGTTTGGAAAGGTCTACGAAGGTCTTTTCGACGATGGGACTAAAGTAGCGGTTAAAGTGTTGAAGAGAGATGACCAGCAAGGTGGGAGAGAGTTCTTGGCTGAAGTTGAAATGCTGAGCCGTCTTCATCACAGGAACTTGGTGAATCTGATTGGTATTTGTATTGAAGATCGTAACCGTTCCTTGGTTTATGAACTTATACCTAATGGCAGCGTTGAATCTCACCTCCACG GGGTTGATAAAGAGTCCTCGCCTCTAGATTGGGATACTCGGTTGAAGATAGCTCTTGGTGCAGCTCGTGGGTTGGCGTATTTACATGAAGACTCAAGCCCTCGAGTGATACACAGGGACTTCAAGTCAAGTAACATCTTGCTTGAACAGGACTTCACACCTAAAGTCTCTGATTTTGGCCTAGCTCGAAATGCCCTTGACGATGAAGATAACAGACATATATCCACACGCGTAATGGGAACTTTCGG GTATGTAGCGCCAGAATACGCAATGACAGGGCATCTTTTAGTTAAAAGCGATGTGTATAGCTACGGAGTTGTGCTTCTCGAGCTACTCACGGGGCGTAAACCAGTGGATATGTCACAACCACCTGGCCAAGAGAACTTAGTTTCATGGACTAGGTCTCTTCTCACGAGCAGAGAAGGGCTCGAAGCTATTATAGACCAGTCTCTAGGACAACCCGAGATCCCATTCGACAGCATAGCTAAAGTAGCAGCTATAGCTTCGATGTGCGTTCAACCGGAAGTATCGCACCGTCCTTTCATGGGAGAAGTAGTGCAAGCTTTGAAACTTGTATGCAATGAATGCGATGAAGCTAAGGAACTTAACTCTGTAACTTCACTTACTCAAGATGATAGTAAAGCTGGGAGCTCTTGTGGTGGAGAGGGCTCTGGGAGGATGGCCTTGCTACCGAGTTATGACTCTGAGCCTGACACGGAGAGAGGAGTTTCAGTGTCGGAAATGTTCACTGGCTCGGGGAGGTTAGAGAGAGTGTCAAGCTCTGGTCCTTTGGCCTCGGGTGGAGGCAAGAGGTTCTGGCAAAAGATGAGGAGATTGTCCACGGGAAGTTTGAGTGAGCACGGGTCATCATCACTCATGGTACGATCCGGTTCGCGTTGA
- the LOC108823386 gene encoding beta-galactosidase 4 translates to MGLNFRDKVSIFLAILCYSSLICSVKGTVSYDRKAVIINGQRRILLSGSIHYPRSTPDMWPGLIQKAKEGGLDVIETYVFWNGHEPSPGNYYFGDRYDLVKFIKLVQQAGLYVNLRIGPFVCAEWNFGGFPVWLKFVPGISFRTDNEPFKAAMKKFTEKIVWMMKAERLFQTQGGPIILAQIENEYGPGEGELGAPAKAYTKWAAQMALGLSTGVPWIMCKQEDAPFPIIDTCNGYYCEGFKPNSNNKPKMWTENWTGWYTEFGGAVPYRPVEDIAYSVARFILNGGSFVNYYMYHGGTNFDRTAGEFMASSYDYDAPLDEYGLTREPKYSHLKALHKVIKLSEPALVSADATVTYLGAKQEAHVFWSKSSCAAFLSNNDVNSAARVMFRGFPYDLPPWSVSILPDCKTVYYNTAKVNAPGVHRNMVSTGTRFSWGSFNEVVPFANEAGTFARNGLAEQISMTWDKSDYLWYLTDITIGAGERFLKTGDFPLLTAWSAGHALHVFVNGQFAGRAYGSLEHTSLTFSQKIRLHAGVNKLALLSVVVGLPNVGKHFETWNKGILGAVTLKGVNSGTWDMSKWKWSYKVGMKGEALSLHTPTSAVRWNQGSFLAKNQPLSWYKSIFAAPAGNEPLAVDMNTMGKGQIWINGRNIGRHWPAYKAKGNCGRCNYAGTYNPTKCQSNCGEASQRWYHVPRSWLKPQNVIVVFEEWGGDPSGISLVKRI, encoded by the exons ATGGGATTGAATTTTAGAGACAAAGTCTCCATTTTTCTGGCTATTCTTTGTTATTCATCATTGATCTGTTCAGTAAAAGGAACAGTTTCTTATGATCGTAAAGCTGTGATCATCAATGGACAAAGAAGAATTCTTCTCTCAGGTTCCATTCACTATCCACGAAGCACCCCTGAT ATGTGGCCTGGTCTTATACAGAAAGCCAAAGAAGGAGGCTTGGATGTGATAGAGACTTATGTTTTTTGGAATGGCCACGAACCTTCTCCGGGAAAT TATTATTTTGGAGACAGGTATGATTTGGTTAAGTTTATCAAGTTGGTGCAGCAAGCTGGTCTCTACGTTAATCTCAGGATTGGCCCTTTTGTCTGCGCAGAATGGAACTTCGG GGGATTTCCGGTTTGGCTCAAATTTGTTCCTGGTATATCTTTTAGGACGGATAACGAGCCCTTCAAG GCTGCAATGAAGAAATTCACTGAAAAGATCGTATGGATGATGAAAGCAGAAAGGTTGTTTCAGACCCAAGGAGGACCCATCATTCTTGCACAG ATTGAGAATGAATATGGACCAGGGGAAGGGGAACTTGGTGCACCAGCAAAGGCTTACACAAAATGGGCAGCTCAAATGGCATTAGGACTCTCGACAGGTGTTCCATGGATTATGTGCAAGCAAGAGGATGCTCCTTTTCCTATT ATCGACACATGCAATGGTTATTACTGTGAGGGTTTCAAACCAAACTCAAACAACAAGCCCAAGATGTGGACCGAGAATTGGACTGGTTG GTATACAGAGTTTGGAGGTGCTGTACCATATAGACCAGTGGAAGACATTGCATACTCCGTTGCAAGATTCATACTAAACGGAGGTTCCTTCGTCAATTACTACATG tatcATGGAGGGACAAATTTCGACAGAACTGCTGGTGAGTTCATGGCTTCAAGCTATGACTACGACGCTCCTCTCGATGAATACG GCTTAACAAGAGAACCAAAGTACAGTCACTTGAAAGCATTGCACAAAGTCATCAAACTCAGCGAGCCAGCTTTGGTTTCTGCTGATGCAACCGTCACATATCTTGGAGCTAAACAAGAG GCTCATGTGTTCTGGTCTAAGTCATCATGTGCTGCTTTTCTATCGAACAACGATGTGAACTCTGCAGCGAGAGTTATGTTCCGTGGATTCCCATATGATTTGCCTCCTTGGTCCGTTAGTATTTTACCTGATTGCAAAACCGTATATTACAACACCGCAAAG GTCAATGCACCAGGAGTACATAGGAATATGGTTTCAACAGGAACAAGATTCTCTTGGGGATCATTCAATGAAGTGGTTCCTTTTGCGAATGAAGCTGGTACATTTGCAAGAAACGGGCTTGCGGAACAGATAAGCATGACTTGGGACAAGTCTGACTATTTATGGTATCTAACAGA CATTACAATCGGTGCTGGTGAGAGGTTTTTGAAAACTGGTGATTTCCCTCTTCTTACAGCTTGGTCAGCTGGGCATGCTCTTCATGTGTTTGTCAATGGCCAGTTTGCAG GAAGGGCTTATGGATCACTTGAACACACTTCACTAACATTTAGCCAGAAGATCAGGCTACACGCAGGTGTCAACAAGCTTGCTCTTTTGAGTGTTGTTGTTGGTCTTCCG AATGTTGGTAAACACTTTGAGACGTGGAATAAAGGAATTCTTGGAGCGGTCACACTAAAGGGAGTTAACTCAGGAACATGGGACATGTCAAAATGGAAATGGTCCTATAAG GTTGGTATGAAAGGTGAAGCTTTGAGTCTTCATACCCCGACTTCCGCTGTGAGATGGAATCAAGGATCATTTCTAGCCAAGAACCAACCATTGAGTTGGTACAAG TCTATTTTTGCGGCGCCAGCAGGAAACGAACCATTGGCTGTGGACATGAACACAATGGGGAAAGGTCAAATTTGGATAAACGGTCGAAACATTGGACGTCACTGGCCTGCTTATAAAGCTAAAGGAAACTGTGGACGTTGCAACTATGCTGGAACATACAACCCCACGAAATGTCAGAGTAATTGTGGTGAAGCTTCTCAAAGATG GTATCATGTACCTCGTTCATGGCTCAAGCCACAGAACGTTATAGTTGTATTTGAAGAGTGGGGTGGTGATCCTAGTGGAATCTCACTGGTGAAACGAATTTAA